One window from the genome of Chrysemys picta bellii isolate R12L10 chromosome 15, ASM1138683v2, whole genome shotgun sequence encodes:
- the SCARB1 gene encoding scavenger receptor class B member 1 isoform X2 gives MWKDVPVPFYLSAYFFEVLNPKEIHLGAKPVVNQRGPYVYREYRYKTNITFHDNGTVSFLEYRRFFFQPDLSDGMEEDYIVVPNILVMGAAIMMEKLPHFLKVLISGALAGLGQDAFMNRTVGEILWGYDDPLIDVLNNFVPGLIPFKGKFGLFIDFNNSNTGLFTVYTGATDINQIHIVDTWNGLKKVNYWHSNECNMINGTSGEMWPPFMTPSSSLEFYSPDACRSMKLVYEQSGVFKGVPTYRFVAPKTLFANGTDYPPNEGFCPCRESGIQNVSTCRMNAPVFISHPHFYDADPVLVEAVDGLHPNKEQHGLFLDVHPVTGIPMNCSIKLQLSLYIKKVSGISQTGQIKPVVLPILWFAESGAIEGSVLKQFYTNLVLIPSVLEYVQYICIGLGVALIVAAIVLEVKRQRNAREKSPQQPDPQTEPSWSSETTPLLQDASKTNQNDAAEA, from the exons ATGTGGAAAGACGTTCCTGTTCCTTTTTACCTGTCAGCCTACTTCTTTGAGGTGCTGAATCCAAAAGAGATTCATCTGGGAGCCAAGCCAGTGGTGAATCAGCGTGGGCCCTATGTTTACAG aGAATACAGGTATAAAACCAATATAACTTTCCATGACAATGGTACAGTTTCCTTCCTGGAATACCGGAGATTTTTCTTCCAGCCAGACCTGTCTGATGGGATGGAAGAGGATTACATTGTTGTGCCAAACATCCTTGTGATG GGCGCAGCCATTATGATGGAGAAGCTACCTCACTTTTTGAAGGTGTTAATAAGTGGCGCACTGGCTGGCTTGGGACAGGACGCTTTTATGAACCGAACTGTGGGAGAGATCTTGTGGGGCTATGACGACCCGCTTATAGACGTGCTGAACAATTTTGTGCCCGGTTTGATCCCTTTCAAGGGGAAGTTTGGCTTATTTATAGAT ttTAACAACTCGAATACAGGACTGTTCACTGTGTATACTGGGGCCACAGACATCAATCAGATCCACATAGTGGATACATGGAATGgattaaaaaag GTGAATTACTGGCACTCCAATGAGTGTAACATGATCAATGGGACTTCTGGAGAGATGTGGCCTCCTTTCATGACCCCTTCCTCTTCTCTAGAGTTTTATAGTCCTGATGCCTGTCG ATCCATGAAGCTAGTGTATGAGCAGTCTGGAGTATTTAAAGGGGTGCCGACCTATCGCTTTGTGGCTCCGAAGACTTTATTTGCTAACGGAACAGATTATCCCCCAAACGAAGGCTTCTGCCCCTGCAGGGAATCTGGAATCCAGAATGTCAGCACCTGTAGAATGA ATGCACCAGTGTTCATATCCCACCCACACTTCTACGATGCTGACCCTGTCTTGGTGGAAGCTGTCGATGGATTACATCCCAATAAGGAGCAGCATGGGCTCTTCCTTGACGTTCATCCG GTCACGGGAATTCCAATGAACTGCTCCATCAAGCTGCAACTGAGTCTGTATATAAAGAAGGTCTCTGGCATAAG TCAAACAGGACAGATCAAGCCGGTTGTCTTGCCTATACTTTGGTTTGCAGAG AGCGGGGCCATTGAAGGTTCAGTCTTAAAGCAGTTCTACACCAACCTGGTACTGATCCCATCTGTGCTGGAGTATGTGCAATATATCTGCATCGGTCTGGGTGTCGCTTTGATTGTTGCTGCCATTGTACTGGAGGTAAAGAGACAG AGAAACGCCCGAGAGAAGAGCCCACAACAGCCAGACCCACAGACTGAACCATCTTGGTCTTCAGAAACAACACCACTCCTTCAAGACGCTAGTAAAACAAACCAGAACGATGCTGCTGAAGCCTGA
- the SCARB1 gene encoding scavenger receptor class B member 1 isoform X3, whose product MAAPAGRRAPLALGLAGLVFALCGLVLLFVLPSMVRDQVIKNVRIDPNSIAFSMWKDVPVPFYLSAYFFEVLNPKEIHLGAKPVVNQRGPYVYREYRYKTNITFHDNGTVSFLEYRRFFFQPDLSDGMEEDYIVVPNILVMGAAIMMEKLPHFLKVLISGALAGLGQDAFMNRTVGEILWGYDDPLIDVLNNFVPGLIPFKGKFGLFIDFNNSNTGLFTVYTGATDINQIHIVDTWNGLKKVNYWHSNECNMINGTSGEMWPPFMTPSSSLEFYSPDACRSMKLVYEQSGVFKGVPTYRFVAPKTLFANGTDYPPNEGFCPCRESGIQNVSTCRMNAPVFISHPHFYDADPVLVEAVDGLHPNKEQHGLFLDVHPVTGIPMNCSIKLQLSLYIKKVSGISQTGQIKPVVLPILWFAESGAIEGSVLKQFYTNLVLIPSVLEYVQYICIGLGVALIVAAIVLEVKRQRNAREKSPQQPDPQTEPSWSSETTPLLQDASKTNQNDAAEA is encoded by the exons AACGTGAGGATCGATCCCAATAGCATCGCCTTCAGTATGTGGAAAGACGTTCCTGTTCCTTTTTACCTGTCAGCCTACTTCTTTGAGGTGCTGAATCCAAAAGAGATTCATCTGGGAGCCAAGCCAGTGGTGAATCAGCGTGGGCCCTATGTTTACAG aGAATACAGGTATAAAACCAATATAACTTTCCATGACAATGGTACAGTTTCCTTCCTGGAATACCGGAGATTTTTCTTCCAGCCAGACCTGTCTGATGGGATGGAAGAGGATTACATTGTTGTGCCAAACATCCTTGTGATG GGCGCAGCCATTATGATGGAGAAGCTACCTCACTTTTTGAAGGTGTTAATAAGTGGCGCACTGGCTGGCTTGGGACAGGACGCTTTTATGAACCGAACTGTGGGAGAGATCTTGTGGGGCTATGACGACCCGCTTATAGACGTGCTGAACAATTTTGTGCCCGGTTTGATCCCTTTCAAGGGGAAGTTTGGCTTATTTATAGAT ttTAACAACTCGAATACAGGACTGTTCACTGTGTATACTGGGGCCACAGACATCAATCAGATCCACATAGTGGATACATGGAATGgattaaaaaag GTGAATTACTGGCACTCCAATGAGTGTAACATGATCAATGGGACTTCTGGAGAGATGTGGCCTCCTTTCATGACCCCTTCCTCTTCTCTAGAGTTTTATAGTCCTGATGCCTGTCG ATCCATGAAGCTAGTGTATGAGCAGTCTGGAGTATTTAAAGGGGTGCCGACCTATCGCTTTGTGGCTCCGAAGACTTTATTTGCTAACGGAACAGATTATCCCCCAAACGAAGGCTTCTGCCCCTGCAGGGAATCTGGAATCCAGAATGTCAGCACCTGTAGAATGA ATGCACCAGTGTTCATATCCCACCCACACTTCTACGATGCTGACCCTGTCTTGGTGGAAGCTGTCGATGGATTACATCCCAATAAGGAGCAGCATGGGCTCTTCCTTGACGTTCATCCG GTCACGGGAATTCCAATGAACTGCTCCATCAAGCTGCAACTGAGTCTGTATATAAAGAAGGTCTCTGGCATAAG TCAAACAGGACAGATCAAGCCGGTTGTCTTGCCTATACTTTGGTTTGCAGAG AGCGGGGCCATTGAAGGTTCAGTCTTAAAGCAGTTCTACACCAACCTGGTACTGATCCCATCTGTGCTGGAGTATGTGCAATATATCTGCATCGGTCTGGGTGTCGCTTTGATTGTTGCTGCCATTGTACTGGAGGTAAAGAGACAG AGAAACGCCCGAGAGAAGAGCCCACAACAGCCAGACCCACAGACTGAACCATCTTGGTCTTCAGAAACAACACCACTCCTTCAAGACGCTAGTAAAACAAACCAGAACGATGCTGCTGAAGCCTGA
- the SCARB1 gene encoding scavenger receptor class B member 1 isoform X1 produces the protein MAAPAGRRAPLALGLAGLVFALCGLVLLFVLPSMVRDQVIKNVRIDPNSIAFSMWKDVPVPFYLSAYFFEVLNPKEIHLGAKPVVNQRGPYVYREYRYKTNITFHDNGTVSFLEYRRFFFQPDLSDGMEEDYIVVPNILVMGAAIMMEKLPHFLKVLISGALAGLGQDAFMNRTVGEILWGYDDPLIDVLNNFVPGLIPFKGKFGLFIDFNNSNTGLFTVYTGATDINQIHIVDTWNGLKKVNYWHSNECNMINGTSGEMWPPFMTPSSSLEFYSPDACRSMKLVYEQSGVFKGVPTYRFVAPKTLFANGTDYPPNEGFCPCRESGIQNVSTCRMNAPVFISHPHFYDADPVLVEAVDGLHPNKEQHGLFLDVHPVTGIPMNCSIKLQLSLYIKKVSGISQTGQIKPVVLPILWFAESGAIEGSVLKQFYTNLVLIPSVLEYVQYICIGLGVALIVAAIVLEVKRQEKCFLFWSSNKKTKEADQALSEKPLTSVKGTVLQEASL, from the exons AACGTGAGGATCGATCCCAATAGCATCGCCTTCAGTATGTGGAAAGACGTTCCTGTTCCTTTTTACCTGTCAGCCTACTTCTTTGAGGTGCTGAATCCAAAAGAGATTCATCTGGGAGCCAAGCCAGTGGTGAATCAGCGTGGGCCCTATGTTTACAG aGAATACAGGTATAAAACCAATATAACTTTCCATGACAATGGTACAGTTTCCTTCCTGGAATACCGGAGATTTTTCTTCCAGCCAGACCTGTCTGATGGGATGGAAGAGGATTACATTGTTGTGCCAAACATCCTTGTGATG GGCGCAGCCATTATGATGGAGAAGCTACCTCACTTTTTGAAGGTGTTAATAAGTGGCGCACTGGCTGGCTTGGGACAGGACGCTTTTATGAACCGAACTGTGGGAGAGATCTTGTGGGGCTATGACGACCCGCTTATAGACGTGCTGAACAATTTTGTGCCCGGTTTGATCCCTTTCAAGGGGAAGTTTGGCTTATTTATAGAT ttTAACAACTCGAATACAGGACTGTTCACTGTGTATACTGGGGCCACAGACATCAATCAGATCCACATAGTGGATACATGGAATGgattaaaaaag GTGAATTACTGGCACTCCAATGAGTGTAACATGATCAATGGGACTTCTGGAGAGATGTGGCCTCCTTTCATGACCCCTTCCTCTTCTCTAGAGTTTTATAGTCCTGATGCCTGTCG ATCCATGAAGCTAGTGTATGAGCAGTCTGGAGTATTTAAAGGGGTGCCGACCTATCGCTTTGTGGCTCCGAAGACTTTATTTGCTAACGGAACAGATTATCCCCCAAACGAAGGCTTCTGCCCCTGCAGGGAATCTGGAATCCAGAATGTCAGCACCTGTAGAATGA ATGCACCAGTGTTCATATCCCACCCACACTTCTACGATGCTGACCCTGTCTTGGTGGAAGCTGTCGATGGATTACATCCCAATAAGGAGCAGCATGGGCTCTTCCTTGACGTTCATCCG GTCACGGGAATTCCAATGAACTGCTCCATCAAGCTGCAACTGAGTCTGTATATAAAGAAGGTCTCTGGCATAAG TCAAACAGGACAGATCAAGCCGGTTGTCTTGCCTATACTTTGGTTTGCAGAG AGCGGGGCCATTGAAGGTTCAGTCTTAAAGCAGTTCTACACCAACCTGGTACTGATCCCATCTGTGCTGGAGTATGTGCAATATATCTGCATCGGTCTGGGTGTCGCTTTGATTGTTGCTGCCATTGTACTGGAGGTAAAGAGACAG GAAAAATGCTTTTTATTTTGGAGTAGCAATAAAAAGACTAAAGAGGCCGACCAGGCCTTGTCCGAAAAACCGTTGACATCAGTTAAGGGGACGGTGCTGCAGGAAGCCAGCCTGTAG